A stretch of DNA from Candidatus Hydrogenedentota bacterium:
CGTCCCAGGGCTATGTCTACTGCCGCGCCGAATATCCCCTGGCCATTCACCGGCTGGAGATCGCCATCGCGCAGATGCGTGACATGGGTCTGCTGGGCGAGAACATCCTGGGTTCCGGGTTCAACTTCGACCTCAAGATCAAAATGGGCGCGGGCGCCTTTGTCTGCGGCGAGGAGACCGCCCTGATCGCCTCCATCGAGGGGCAGCGCGGCATGCCGCGTCCCCGCCCCCCCTTCCCCCCCATCAGCGGACTCTGGGGCAAGCCCACGGTCATCCAGAACGTGGAGAGCCTTGGCAATCTGCCGCTCATTCTGAAGAACGGGGCGGAGTGGTTCTCGGAGTACGGAAGTGAGAACAGCAAGGGGACCAAGACCTTCGCCCTGGCGGGGAAAATAAAACGCACGGGCCTGGTCGAGGTGCCTCTGGGCACGAAGCTGCTCGACATCATCTACGATGTGGGCGGCGGCACCTCCTCGGGCAAGGCGGTGAAGGCCGTCCAGACCGGCGGCCCCTCCGGCGGGTGCATTCCGGCGGCGCGTCTCGATCTGCCGGTGGACTACGAGTCCCTGACGCAGGCGGGCACGATTATGGGTTCCGGCGGCATGATTGTCCTCGACGAGGACAACTGCATGGTGGACATCGCCCGGTATTTCCTGACCTTCACCCAGGCGGAGTCCTGCGGCAAGTGCGTGCCCTGCCGCGTGGGCACGCGCGCCATGCTGGGCATTCTGGACAAGATTGTTTCGGGACGCGCCGAAATGGCGGACCTGGACCGGCTGGAGGAAATCGCGTACACCGTGAAGAACGGCTCGCTGTGTGGTCTTGGCCAGACGGCGGCCAATCCCGTGCTGACGACCCTGCGTTATTTCCGGGACGAGTATGAGGCCCATGTGAAGGAGAAACGCTGCCCGGCGGGCGTGTGCCCGGCGCTGGTCGTCGCCCCCTGCATGTGCGGCTGCCCGGCGGGGGTCTACATCCCCGGTTTCGTGTCCCTCGTGGGCGAGCGCCGCTATGACGAGGCCCTGCGGATGCACCGCGAGCGCAACCCCTTCGCCTCCGTGTGCGCGCGGGTGTGCTTCCATGCCTGCGAGGGCAAGTGCCGCCGCTCGGCGCTGGACTCCCCCGTCTCCATCCGGAGCACCAAGCGGTTCATGGTCGAGCGTGAAAAGGCGCCGCAGCTTCCCGAGGTGCGCGAGAATCCGGCGGCGGCGGCCCGCAAGGTGGCCGTCATCGGCGCGGGACCCGCGGGGCTCACCTGCGCGTTCTTCCTGGCGCGGATGGGATACCGCCCGGTGATTTTCGAGGCGGAGCCGAAACCCGGGGGCATGCTGGTGCAGGCCATCCCGGCGTACCGTCTCCCCCGGACGGAGCTGGACCGAGAGATTGACATGATCACCGGCCTTGGCGCGGCGTTGAAGACCAACTGCCGTCTGGGCCGCGACTTCACCCTCCAGTCCCTGCGTGATGACGGGTACGAGGCGGTGTTCCTTGGCATGGGCATGCCCAAGGGGCAAAATCTCGGCATTCCCGGCGAGGAGGACGGCGGCGCCGTGGACGCGCTTGGCTTCCTCAAGGAGTACAACGTCACCGGGAAGGCGCAAGTTGGGAAAAAGGTGGCGGTCATCGGCGGCGGCAACGCGGCGGTGGACGCCGCGCGCACGGCGCTTCGGCTGGGCGCGGAGGAGGTGACCATCCTCTACCGCCGCACACGCAACGAGATGCCCGCCTATGCGGAGGAGATTGACGAGGCCGAGAACGAGGGCGTGCGCCTGTGGACCCTGGCGCTGCCGCTTGAGGTTGTCAAGGAGAACGGCGCGGTGAAATCGCTTCGCTGCCAGCGCGCGGCCCAGGGCGAGTTTGACCTTTCGGGCCGTCGGAAATCCCTGGCGGTGGAGGGCGACTTCTTCACCCTGGAGGTGGACCAGGTCATTGCCGCCATTGGCCAGGAGCCGGAGGCCGGGGTGATTCCCGGTGAGCTCGGACTGAAACAGTCGCGGAACGGCGCCATCCAGGTGGACCCGGTGACGGGCCAGACCGGTGTGGAATGGCTTTTTGCGGGCGGCGACAACACCACCGGTCCCGCCTCCGTGGTGGAGGCCATTGGGGCGGGCGAGCGCGCCGCCGTGGGCATGGACCTTTTCCTTTCCGGAGAACGTCATGACTTCTGGCGTGCCCGCCCGCATGTGGACACCCATTTCGACCCGCTCGCGGACCCGGACATGACACCCCGGGCCCCGATGGAACTGCTGCCGGTGGAGAAACGGCGGGGCAACTTCGAGGAGGTTGAACTGCCCTACACCGAGGAGCAGGCGGTCATGGAGGCCAGGCGCTGCCTCCGCTGCGACTTTTGCGCCGAGGAGCATTGAGGGTGGCGCAGGCGCGCCCCGGACAACATTTGCATAAAGGACTGCCAGACATGGAAATCACCATTGACGGACGGAAAATCGCCGTGGAGCGGGGCGAGACCCTGCTGGACTGCGCCCTGCGCAACGGCATCGAGATACCCCACCTGTGCGCCCACGGCGGACTGTCGCCCTATGGCGGCTGCCGCATGTGCGTGGTCGAGGTCGAGGGGATGCGGGGCTTCCCCCCCTCCTGCTCCACCCCCGCCACCGAGGGCATGGTGGTGCGCACCCAGAGCGACGAGTTGAAGAAACTCCGGCGCAATATTCTGGGACTGATGATGCTGGAGCATCCGAACGCCTGCCTCGTCTGCGGCAGGCGCGAGGAGTGTGAGGCCTTCCGCCCCACGCCCGAGAAGGTGGGGCGCACCACGGGCTGCCACACCTGCAACAACAAGGCCGTCTGCGACGTGCGGCACCTCTCCGAGGAACTGGAACTCAAAGAGCTGCCTGTTGCGCCGGTGTATCACCAGCGCCCCCTGGAACGGGAAAACCCCTTCCTGGACCGCGACCTGAACCTCTGCATCCTCTGCGGGCGCTGCGTGCGGGTCTGCAAGGAGCACCAGGGCGCCGGGGTGATTGACCTGGTCGGGCGCGGCAGCAACGCGCATGTCGGCCAGGCCTTTTACCAGACCCTTATCGAGGCCGGCTGCACCTTCTGCGGCTCCTGTGTGGACGTGTGCCCCACGGGCAGCCTCTCCGAACGCTACGCGAAATGGTATGGCCGCCCGGACGGGTACGGCGCGACCACCTGCGCCCTCTGCCCCGAGGCCTGCGCGCTGAATGTGGGCGCCGTGGACGGGCAGGCGGTCTGCTCCAAGGCGCTCGATCAAAACGTGCCCCTCTGCGTTTTGGGACGCTTCTCCGTTGCGGAGTTCCTGAACGGCACAGACCGGCTTCAGTTCCCCTATTCGCGGGTGGGAAGCGTGCTGCGCCAGAGTGACTGGCGTCTGGCCCTGGAAAAGGCCTGCGCCGGACTGGCGCCCTTCCAGGGCGGGGACTTCGCCTTTGTGTGCGACACGACCAGCACGCTGGAGGACCGCCACGTCTTCCGGCGCTTCACAAACGAAATCATGAATTCCCCCCACTACATCGAGTGCGCGCCCGACCGCTGGGGCCACGTGCGTGCGGAGCTGCCCGCAGGGGTCCGCGCCGTGCTCACCACGGGTCAGTTTTTCACACCCGATCAGGCCGCCGGACTGGACCTGCTTGTTGTCATGGACTGCTACCCGACGGAATTGAGCGACGGCGCCGATTTCGTGTTCCCCGCCGCCGTCTTCGCCGAGGTGGACGGCACCGTGGCGGACAAAGACGGGGTTGCCCGCCCGCTGCACGCCGTGTGCAAGGCGCCGGGACTGGCCCTGCCGGAATGGCAGATTGTCTGCGCCCTCAGCCGCGCCCTGGGCGGCGAGGGGCTGGCCTATGCGGACACGGCGGCCATCCGCGCGGAGATGGGCGCCGCCGACCCGAAGTTCCTCATGAGCCGCGAAACCGCCCCCGAGCCCGCGCTGGACGCCTCAAAACGGCGCATGTACTACCGCAACCATCTCATCGAGGAAAAGGTCAGCGGCCTCCGCGAACTGCCCGCCAGCCCGGACTGCAAGGTGGCGGAGCGCCGGCCCATGGGCCTGAAAGCCGCCATGGACGCCACAGCAGAGCCTAAGGGCGGGGACCGCTTCCGCATCGTCGAGAAGCGGGAAATCGTCCCCAACACCCATGAGATTGTGGTTCACGCCCCGGACGTGGCCCTCAAGGCGCAGGCAGGCCAGTTCGCCATTGTGATGGCCGACATGGTCTCCGAGCGTGTGCCCTACACCCTGTGCGACTGGGACGCCGCTACGGGCACCATCACCTTCGTGGTCCTGGAAAAAGGGCAGAGCAGCCGGAAGATTGCCCTGATGGAGGCGGGTGACTGCCTGGCCCATGTGACCGGCCCCCTGGGCATTCCGCTGGAAATCAAGAACTACGGCACGGTGGCGCTGGCGGGCGGCTGCTACGGCATCGGCGCCATCTTCCCCATTGCGCGGGCCATGAAGGCGGCGGGGAACCGGGTCATCGCGTTCTCTGAGGCGCGCAGCCACTACCTCGCGTACCACCGGGAGAAACTGGCCGGGGCCGTGGACGAGTTCGTGCAGTCCACCGTGGACGGGTCCAACCAGACCAAGGGCCACGCCGCGGACATGTTGAAAAACCGGCTCGCCGCCGGTGAGAAGATTGATCTCGTCATCGCCGTCGGCTGCCCCTTCATGATGATGATCACCGCGAAGGAGACGGCCCCGCACGGTGTGCCCACCCTCGCGGCGCTCAACCCCATCATGGTGGACGGCACGGGCATGTGCGGCGCGTGCCGCATCACCGTGGGCGAAAAGACGAAGTTCGCGTGCGTGGACGGGCCGTTTTTTGACGCGCACCAGATTGACTGGAACGAGGTGAAGGACCGGCGCTCGGCCTACGCCGCCGCCGAGATTCAGAGCGTCGGCCGCTCCGCGCCGGTCATCGCCCACCACCACCACGGCGCGTGCGGCTGCAAGGCGTGAACCAACCGAAGTGCACAGTAACAGTTATAACGGGCGCGCGGACGCGCCCGGCAACAGACAAAGGCGAGTGTGATGGCTGAAGAAAAAATTCCGAGGCAGCCGATGCCCGAGCAGGAACCCGAGGACCGCGCCCACAATTTTGAGGAGGTGCCCTACGGGTACAGCATGGAGACGGCCATCCTGGAGGCCAGCCGGTGCCTGCGGTGCAAGAAGCCGCGCTGTGTGGCGGGGTGCCCCGTGAGCAACGACATCCCCGCCTTCATGGACCTCGTGCGCGAGGGCAAAATCGTCGAGGCGGCGGAGAAAATCAAGGAGACCAACTCCCTTCCCGCCGTCTGCGGACGGGTGTGCCCGCAGGAGGAGCAGTGCGAGAAGGTCTGCATCCTCGCCGTCAAGGGCGAGTCCGTCGCCATCGGGCGGCTGGAGCGTTTTGTGGCCGACTATGAGCGGGCGCAGGGCGAGATGCGCGTCCCCGAGATGCCGCCGAAGACCGGCAAAAAGGTGGCCGTCATCGGCGCGGGCCCGGCGGGCCTCACCGTGGCGGGCGACCTCATCAAGATGGGCCATGACGTGACCGTCTTCGAGGCGCTCCACGAGCCGGGCGGCGTGCTCACCTATGGCATCCCCGAGTTCCGCCTGCCCAAGGCCATCGTGAAGTCCGAGGTGGACTTCCTGGAAAAGATGGGCGTCCGTTTTGTCATGGACTATGTCGTCGGGCGCAACAGCACCGTCAAGGAACTGATGGAGCAGGAGGGCTACGATGCCGTGTTCATCGGCAGCGGCGCGGGCCTGCCCTCGTTCATGGGCATCCCAGGCGAGAATCTCGTCGGCGTGTACAGCGCCAACGAGTACCTCACCCGGTCCAACCTCATGAAGGCCTACCTCTTCCCCAACTACGACACCCCCCCCATCCGGCGCGAAAAGGTTGTCGTGGTCGGCGGCGGCAATGTGGCCATGGACTCCGCCCGCACGGCGCTGCGCCTCGGCGGGGATGTGACCATCGTCTACCGCCGCGCCAAGGAGCAGATGCCCGCGCGAATCGAGGAGGTGCACCACGCCGAGCAGGAGGGCATCAAGTTCCAACTGCTGACCAACCCGGTCCGTGTGCACGGCGACGAGCGCCACCGGGTCACCGGCATCGAGTGCGTGCAGATGGAACTGGGCGAGCCCGACGAGTCCGGACGCCGCCGCCCCGTCGAGGTCAAGGGCTCCGAGTACATTATCCCCGCCGACACGGTCATCATCGCCATCGGCAACAAGCCCAACCCCCTCATTCCCCAGACCATGCCCGGCCTGGAAACCTCGCGCTGGGGCACCATTGTGGTGAACGAGGAGACCATGGCCACCTCCGTGCCGGGCGTGTACGCCGCCGGGGACATCGTCTCCGGTGCCGCCACCGTCATCAGCGCCATGGGACAGGGCCGCATCGCCGCCGAAAACATCCATAAATACTTGACTGGTGAGAGTGCCGGGGAAATCACCGAAGCGGAAACGACGGCATAAAGAACCGCCGGAGATTCGCCTAGAAGAGCAATATCTCCACGCAGTCCAGTGCCACCGATTTCTCTTTTGTCCTCAGATTAATGGTGTGGCGCCCCGGTGCCAGGTTTTCCATCTTGAATCGCGGCGCGGATGCATTCCTTTCATCGCTTCTTGTGTTGAGCGTTCCCACACTTATCCCGTCAACAAGAACTTCCGCCGTGCCATAGCCCGGTCCGGCGGGCGCCCAAATCTGGAAGCCGGTCCCCTCGATGTTCCATTTCATTTGGAGTCCTGCGCGGGTGGAGGCGACATAAGCGCCGCAGCGCGCGCCGGGGTCGGCTACCTCTTTCCAGTCGGACAAGCGCTGCGCCGCACCCAGCAGCCCCTCACGCCATCCCCAGGTTATTGTCGCGGGTTGGGGTGTTCCGCCCACTTCAAAGCGACCCACCTCCAGATGGGACTGTTTTTGGGCGAGCAACCCAAGCAGGCCGGAGGGGGCGGCCATTTCCCCGGACCAGACGGCGGCACCGTCCAGCAGGAAGGTCAGTCCTCCGTTTTCCCATGCAAGGGACACGGCATGCTCCGCCTGAACAGGATTGGCGCCGGATGCAAGGGTGGCGCTCCCCCCCACGCCGTCCACAATCACCAGCCGCCAGCCCGTGCCGTCCATCTCCAGCCCTGTGTATCCCGCCAAGGTGTGGGCGTGGGGTGTGGAGTCCGAGGAAACCCGGTCCGGGTCCAGCACGCCATGGTAATCCCAGAAGAGTGTCGCGGACCCCCGGAGGGTGAATTCGGCCTGAAGAGCGCGGAGGGCGACACCATGCTTGAGCAGGGTGATGCTTGGTCCCTCATGGCCGCTCAGGACAAAGCCCCGCTCCCGATAGGGCCGGTTCCATGGCCGTGAGGCCAGGTTGAGCGTGCCGAACCCATCCCGGTCCCGCGAGGGGAACATGACCTGGAACACGCCGTCCCGGTCCACGAAGCCAGAGAACGCCTGCCCCCAGATGCCCTTGTCTTCCCATTCAACGGGCTCCGCATGCCAGACCGAGCCCGCCTGCGCGAGTTCCCACGCCGACGGGTCCATGGCGTTCTCCAGGGGCGCGATGAACAGTGCCTGATAGTTGCGGTTGCGCGCCACCGACGTGGCCGGGGCGTAGACCCGGCCCTCATGGACAAAGGATGGGAAGAACTCCAGCAGGGGCGGATGCCACGCGGCGCGTTCAGGATGCAGCAGCAGCTTCGGCTCCGTCCACGGCCCCTCCGGTGCCTTGGCGGTCATGCCGGCCAGTGCCCAGCCAAAATTGGCGCCGGAGTCCGTGAGCGTGAGAATCAGCCAATCCTCGGCGCGGCGCAGGATGGTGGACGCATACATCCGTCGGTACTTCCCCAGCAGGGGTGTCTGGTTTCGGGTGGTCACCACCGGCACGGCGGTCGGATGGAAGGGTCCGGCGGGCGTTTCCGACCAGGCATACCCCACGCCGCTGTTCACATCGGCGGGCGGATCGAAGACATTCTCCCAGGAGGTGTTTGCCGTGGTCCAGTCGTAGGCCATGTGATAGCGCCCGCCGTCATAAACCACCGAGACATCCGGGGCGTGCCCCATGGGCGAGGATTCCCCCGCAAAGAGGTGGGTGTTCATGGGAAGCGCCTCCCCCACCCTTTCCCAATGGCGGCCCCGGTCTCTGGAGCGCAGCACCAGGCAGTGGGACGGGTGCTCCGCCAAAAGGGCGTATCCTCGCAGGTACCGGCCCGCATAGAGGAACCAGTCCCCGCTGGCGGGGTCCTCGAAGAGGAACCCGTTCACGGGCCAGTCATGGGGCGGCTCGCCGCGCAGCACCGGGTTGGCCGGGGACCGCGTGAAAGAGTCAAAAGACGGGTCACCCAGGACGGGATGGCGCAGCCAGGATTCGCAATGTGTCCCGGATGCATAGTCCACCATCTCCATCCCGCCCGGCACAAGGAACAGTCCCGCAAGCAGCAGCATGGTCATGGGTGTCTTCCCGTGTTTTTGGACAGGTTATTTTGCGGCCTCGGTGTTCCCCAGCAAGCCCACCACCACCTTGTCATGCTCCAACTGTGGAATGTAAAGCAGCCCCCGTTTCGCGTCCCAGCCGATGTCGGCGGGCGTGTCCAGTTCATGGAGGGTCCGCGCGGTTTTCCGGTCGGCGGAGACGGCGGAGACCTTGTTGCCCATAAAATCAGACACGATAAATGTGCCGTCCTCAAGGACGATGATACCGTCCAGATTCGTAAATTCCTTTTCCATTCCGAACGGCTTTGGCGGCTGCGCGCCTGTCTGGTCCACCTCATACATTTCATGCAGGGTCCAGGAGACGGCATAAAGCGCGCCCTTGCCGAGGATGATGCCGTTGATGCCCTCGATGGTGGCAATGGTCTCGTGTTTCCCGCCGCCGGAAATGTCCACCCGGTGAATCTTCCCCGTGGCCGTGTCGGACACATACACCCCGCTGTCCGCAGCCGCCATGTCGTTCAGGCGCTCCGCGCCGGGGATTTCATACACCTTCCCGGGCCTCCCTTTCGGCAGGACATACGCGACCACCCGCGCGTTGTCCGCCACATAGAGCCGCCCGTCATGCACCACCATGCCCTTGGGCTGGTTAAGCACAAAGTCCGGCGTGCTCTCCACCCACTTGAGCGCGTCAAGTTCGCCGCCGGGTTTTAACCGCGAAATGAAGCCCTTGCCCGTGTCCTGCCAGTAGTGGTCCTTGTCCGTGTTCATGTTGGAGACATAGGCCATGCCCGTGGCGGGGTCCACCGCCACACCCTCCGGCTGCGCGAAACCGGACAAAGTGTCCTGCGGAGCCAGCGTTGGGGCTGCGGGCTCCACAGCGAACGCGCCGGGCAAAAGGACGAGACTGAGGGTAAGAAGGAGAGTTTTGGTTTTCATGATAATGCTCCCGCGCTGTTATGACCATTGACACCTAAAATGTGAGTGTACCCATGCGGCCCCGCCCAGTCAACGGACGAGACACCGAACCGATTTCATGCCATTCCCCCCTCATGGTATTTAGCACAATACATTAATTTTTCGGTGGCAAGGGTTGCTTTTTAAGCGACGATTCGCGCATACTGAGAATAACTGGACACAGTGTTCAGAGATGAACGATAGCGTAGTCCTTGTGACGTGATGGAGTACGGCGCGGGCCGCAGTGTGGTGCCATACCCAAACGCGGGAGATGCGGATGGGCTTTTTCGATCAGGACAGACATGACGGAGTGTGCGAAATTCGCTGGCATGGGCGCGGCGGACAGGGTGCCATCACGTCCGCCCAATACATGGCCCACGCGGCATATCTTGCGGGTTTCAAGGGGGTCACGTCCGCGCCGTCCTTTGGCGCGGAGCGCCGCGGCGCGCCGGTCACCGCCTCCACCCGTCTTTCCATGGAACCGTTGCGGACCTTTTCACAGGTGGAGCACCCCGACCTGGTGGTGGTTTTGGACGAGAGCCTTTTGGAGGTGGGCGGCGCGACAGTCGGCCTGAAGGAGGGGGGCTGGCTCATTGTAAACTCGCTCCGTGACCCGGAAACGATAGCCCCCGGCGGGCATTTTTCCGTGGCCACAGCGGACGCCTCGGGCGCGGCGGAGGATGCGGGCCTGGTTGTGGCGGGCACTTTGATGGTCAACACGGCAATGCTCGGCGCGGTGGCCCAGGCCACGGGGCTGATGTCCCTGGAGGAGGTCCGGACCGCTTTGCATGACAAATTTCCGGCGGCCACGGCGGAGCGCAACTACGCCGCGGCAGTTTTCACCCACCACAGGACACGTGTTGCGGCGTGCGTTCCACAAGGAGTTTGAGCATGGGCACACGCGAATGCGGGCACATGTCGGCCATGTCCTCCCCCACAAAAGGCGAGGCGGGCATCACGGGGCAATGGCGCACCGCGCGCCCCGTGGTGGACCATACTAAATGCCTTGCCGCAAAATTGGGCAAGGTGACCTGCCTCCAATGCTGGGTGTTCTGTCCTGAGGCCGTCATCGAGAAAGACATTCCCATCACGGTGGACTTGGAGTACTGCAAGGGCTGCGGCATCTGCGCCGGTGTGTGTCCGTCGGGCGCCATCGAAATGGCGCCTGAAACCCAATTTTCGGAGGTGGAAGTCCATGCCGGGAAGTGACGGCTCAGGCCTCATGATTATCACGGGCAACCAGGCGATGGCTCTGGGTGCAAAACTCTCCCGCGTGCAGGTGGTTGCCGCCTATCCCATCACCCCGCAGACCCCCGTCACGGAGACGCTGGCGCACTATGTCGAATCCGGCGAACTGGACGCGCAGTATGTGAACGTCGAGAGCGAACACAGCGCCATGTCCGTCTGCATCGGCGCCTCGTCCACGGGCGCGCGCGCCTTTACGGCCACCAGCGCCAACGGACTGGCCTACATGTGCGAGCTCATCCACTGGGCGGCGGGCGGACGGCTGCCCATCGTGATGGGATGCGTCAACCGCGCCATGGCGGCGCCATGGAGCGTGCTCAACGACCAGCAGGACTCCATGTCCCAGCGCGACGCGGGATGGATTCAACTGTTCTGCCGGAACAACCAGGAGATACTGGACACGGTCATCCAGGCCTACCGCATCGCCGAGACGGTCTATGTTCCGGTCATGGTCTGCTATGACGGCTATATCCTCTCCCACACCGTCATGCCCGTGGAGGCGCCCACACAGGGACAGGTGGACCGCTTTTTGCCCCCCTTTTCCCCAAGGACGATTCTTGATCCGGCCCGGCCGAAAAACATCAACCAGGTCACTTTTGCCAATCCCCGGCTGGACGAGCGCGGCGTTCTCTGCCACGGCTACATGGAACTGCGCCACCTGCACCAGGAGGCGCTGGAAAAGGCGCGTGAAACCATCGCCGCCGTGGACGCTGAATACGCTCTGGTGACCGGCAGGTCCCATGGCGGCCTTCTCTGGGAGGACCGCGCCGGGGACGCGGAGGTGCTGTTCGTCGCGGCGGGCAGCATCGCCAGCGAAGCGACCGTGGCGGTTGACCAGTTGCGTGATGAGGGCATTGCGGCGGGCGTGGTGGGAATCCGCTCATACCGCCCGTTCCCGGGGGTGGAACTGCGTGCGGCCCTGCGGCGGGCAAAACTGGTCCTGGTCTTCGACAAAAGCCTGAGTTACGGCAATGAGGGCCCCATCTGCGCGGACCTGAAGGCGGCGCTGTATGGCGGCCAGGTCCAGCCTGCGGTGCGGGGCCACATTGCCGGGCTGGGCGGCAGGGATGTGAAGGCGCATGAAATGGCCGGGGCGGCGCGGACCGCCCTGCGGGAGTTGGAATTGGGTGTCGAACCGGCACCAATGGCATGGCTAAACTGCCAGATTTGAGGCGGCATGACAACTAGCATTACTGATTTGCCGGGTAACGAATATCTCCTGCCGGGGAACCGGACCTGTGCGGGCTGCGGCCTTGCCGTGGCATTCCGTCACATCCTTAAGGCCCTGGACGGACAGGCCATCCTGACCATTCCGGCCAGTTGCCTCACCGTGCTCGGCGGCATGTATCCCGTTTCATCGGTCAACTTGCCCTGGCTGAACTGCGCCTTCCCCAGCACGGCGGCCACGGCCACGGGGGTGCTGGCGGGGCTCAGGGCACTGGGCAAGTCCCATGTGCCCGTGGTGGCCATCGCGGGAGACGGCGGCACGCTCGACATCGGGATTCAGGGGCTCAGCGGGGCCGCCGAGCGCAACGAGGACA
This window harbors:
- a CDS encoding pyruvate ferredoxin oxidoreductase gives rise to the protein MPGSDGSGLMIITGNQAMALGAKLSRVQVVAAYPITPQTPVTETLAHYVESGELDAQYVNVESEHSAMSVCIGASSTGARAFTATSANGLAYMCELIHWAAGGRLPIVMGCVNRAMAAPWSVLNDQQDSMSQRDAGWIQLFCRNNQEILDTVIQAYRIAETVYVPVMVCYDGYILSHTVMPVEAPTQGQVDRFLPPFSPRTILDPARPKNINQVTFANPRLDERGVLCHGYMELRHLHQEALEKARETIAAVDAEYALVTGRSHGGLLWEDRAGDAEVLFVAAGSIASEATVAVDQLRDEGIAAGVVGIRSYRPFPGVELRAALRRAKLVLVFDKSLSYGNEGPICADLKAALYGGQVQPAVRGHIAGLGGRDVKAHEMAGAARTALRELELGVEPAPMAWLNCQI
- a CDS encoding 4Fe-4S binding protein encodes the protein MGTRECGHMSAMSSPTKGEAGITGQWRTARPVVDHTKCLAAKLGKVTCLQCWVFCPEAVIEKDIPITVDLEYCKGCGICAGVCPSGAIEMAPETQFSEVEVHAGK
- a CDS encoding 2-oxoacid:acceptor oxidoreductase family protein, which produces MCEIRWHGRGGQGAITSAQYMAHAAYLAGFKGVTSAPSFGAERRGAPVTASTRLSMEPLRTFSQVEHPDLVVVLDESLLEVGGATVGLKEGGWLIVNSLRDPETIAPGGHFSVATADASGAAEDAGLVVAGTLMVNTAMLGAVAQATGLMSLEEVRTALHDKFPAATAERNYAAAVFTHHRTRVAACVPQGV
- the gltA gene encoding NADPH-dependent glutamate synthase, which gives rise to MAEEKIPRQPMPEQEPEDRAHNFEEVPYGYSMETAILEASRCLRCKKPRCVAGCPVSNDIPAFMDLVREGKIVEAAEKIKETNSLPAVCGRVCPQEEQCEKVCILAVKGESVAIGRLERFVADYERAQGEMRVPEMPPKTGKKVAVIGAGPAGLTVAGDLIKMGHDVTVFEALHEPGGVLTYGIPEFRLPKAIVKSEVDFLEKMGVRFVMDYVVGRNSTVKELMEQEGYDAVFIGSGAGLPSFMGIPGENLVGVYSANEYLTRSNLMKAYLFPNYDTPPIRREKVVVVGGGNVAMDSARTALRLGGDVTIVYRRAKEQMPARIEEVHHAEQEGIKFQLLTNPVRVHGDERHRVTGIECVQMELGEPDESGRRRPVEVKGSEYIIPADTVIIAIGNKPNPLIPQTMPGLETSRWGTIVVNEETMATSVPGVYAAGDIVSGAATVISAMGQGRIAAENIHKYLTGESAGEITEAETTA
- a CDS encoding FAD-dependent oxidoreductase, which translates into the protein MEQYFADAVAEWRRLETSELPVFFVGAATCGRAAGAGEVLDALRGDLARRGLGAEVVEVGCLGPCFFEPLVIVQKPGLPRVCYGNIGVDEMLAIVERFVLGGDPCAEWALGKIGDGVVNGVDDLDTHPLMKRQVRRLLHNCGAIDPENAGHYLANGGYKGFLRALEIGPENVIEEVKNAGLRGRGGAGFPTWRKWSFARGAEGSPKYLICNADEGDPGAFMNRSLIEGDPHAVLEGMLIAGFAIGASQGYVYCRAEYPLAIHRLEIAIAQMRDMGLLGENILGSGFNFDLKIKMGAGAFVCGEETALIASIEGQRGMPRPRPPFPPISGLWGKPTVIQNVESLGNLPLILKNGAEWFSEYGSENSKGTKTFALAGKIKRTGLVEVPLGTKLLDIIYDVGGGTSSGKAVKAVQTGGPSGGCIPAARLDLPVDYESLTQAGTIMGSGGMIVLDEDNCMVDIARYFLTFTQAESCGKCVPCRVGTRAMLGILDKIVSGRAEMADLDRLEEIAYTVKNGSLCGLGQTAANPVLTTLRYFRDEYEAHVKEKRCPAGVCPALVVAPCMCGCPAGVYIPGFVSLVGERRYDEALRMHRERNPFASVCARVCFHACEGKCRRSALDSPVSIRSTKRFMVEREKAPQLPEVRENPAAAARKVAVIGAGPAGLTCAFFLARMGYRPVIFEAEPKPGGMLVQAIPAYRLPRTELDREIDMITGLGAALKTNCRLGRDFTLQSLRDDGYEAVFLGMGMPKGQNLGIPGEEDGGAVDALGFLKEYNVTGKAQVGKKVAVIGGGNAAVDAARTALRLGAEEVTILYRRTRNEMPAYAEEIDEAENEGVRLWTLALPLEVVKENGAVKSLRCQRAAQGEFDLSGRRKSLAVEGDFFTLEVDQVIAAIGQEPEAGVIPGELGLKQSRNGAIQVDPVTGQTGVEWLFAGGDNTTGPASVVEAIGAGERAAVGMDLFLSGERHDFWRARPHVDTHFDPLADPDMTPRAPMELLPVEKRRGNFEEVELPYTEEQAVMEARRCLRCDFCAEEH
- a CDS encoding sulfide/dihydroorotate dehydrogenase-like FAD/NAD-binding protein yields the protein MEITIDGRKIAVERGETLLDCALRNGIEIPHLCAHGGLSPYGGCRMCVVEVEGMRGFPPSCSTPATEGMVVRTQSDELKKLRRNILGLMMLEHPNACLVCGRREECEAFRPTPEKVGRTTGCHTCNNKAVCDVRHLSEELELKELPVAPVYHQRPLERENPFLDRDLNLCILCGRCVRVCKEHQGAGVIDLVGRGSNAHVGQAFYQTLIEAGCTFCGSCVDVCPTGSLSERYAKWYGRPDGYGATTCALCPEACALNVGAVDGQAVCSKALDQNVPLCVLGRFSVAEFLNGTDRLQFPYSRVGSVLRQSDWRLALEKACAGLAPFQGGDFAFVCDTTSTLEDRHVFRRFTNEIMNSPHYIECAPDRWGHVRAELPAGVRAVLTTGQFFTPDQAAGLDLLVVMDCYPTELSDGADFVFPAAVFAEVDGTVADKDGVARPLHAVCKAPGLALPEWQIVCALSRALGGEGLAYADTAAIRAEMGAADPKFLMSRETAPEPALDASKRRMYYRNHLIEEKVSGLRELPASPDCKVAERRPMGLKAAMDATAEPKGGDRFRIVEKREIVPNTHEIVVHAPDVALKAQAGQFAIVMADMVSERVPYTLCDWDAATGTITFVVLEKGQSSRKIALMEAGDCLAHVTGPLGIPLEIKNYGTVALAGGCYGIGAIFPIARAMKAAGNRVIAFSEARSHYLAYHREKLAGAVDEFVQSTVDGSNQTKGHAADMLKNRLAAGEKIDLVIAVGCPFMMMITAKETAPHGVPTLAALNPIMVDGTGMCGACRITVGEKTKFACVDGPFFDAHQIDWNEVKDRRSAYAAAEIQSVGRSAPVIAHHHHGACGCKA